A genomic window from Candidatus Obscuribacterales bacterium includes:
- a CDS encoding Crp/Fnr family transcriptional regulator translates to MKQPPKPPAMKQSDLFDSFNPLEMNKIVGMAGEIELPKHQILFAAGDKTQAIYFIEKGRVRLSREVDNGKEILLALFGAGDMIADAIWESGYHECTAETLEDSKFYEIGEEVFQELLRTNPEFAGRIIQIAGSRLKQAEARMEDLVFRQVPGRVARLLITLSESYGKVTTNGIRVDFRLTHQDIADLVGSSRVTVTQVLNKFKTSGWIDIEGKRVTIHNSEALEDLVNHFP, encoded by the coding sequence ATGAAACAGCCACCAAAACCACCAGCCATGAAACAGAGCGATCTATTTGATTCGTTCAATCCACTTGAGATGAACAAAATCGTCGGCATGGCTGGGGAGATTGAACTTCCCAAGCACCAGATCCTTTTTGCTGCTGGGGACAAAACCCAGGCTATCTACTTTATAGAGAAGGGCCGCGTGCGTCTGTCACGTGAAGTGGACAATGGCAAGGAAATTCTTTTAGCTTTATTTGGTGCTGGCGACATGATCGCTGATGCCATATGGGAATCCGGCTATCACGAGTGCACAGCCGAAACGCTTGAAGACTCAAAATTCTATGAGATTGGCGAGGAGGTCTTCCAAGAACTCTTGCGCACCAATCCTGAATTCGCTGGGCGCATTATTCAAATAGCCGGCTCAAGACTTAAGCAAGCCGAAGCTCGGATGGAAGATCTCGTCTTTCGCCAAGTGCCCGGCCGGGTTGCCCGTCTACTAATTACTTTGTCGGAGTCTTATGGCAAGGTGACAACCAACGGAATTCGGGTGGACTTTCGCCTCACCCACCAAGACATTGCCGACTTAGTGGGCTCGTCGAGAGTTACTGTCACCCAGGTACTCAATAAGTTCAAAACTAGCGGTTGGATAGATATTGAAGGCAAGCGGGTGACTATTCACAACAGTGAAGCTCTTGAAGACCTGGTAAATCACTTTCCTTAG
- a CDS encoding UvrD-helicase domain-containing protein, protein MSLTSEQQLAVEAIDKNVLVSAGAGSGKTHVLVERFLEILRKNSRLSVGNIIAVTYTHKAADEMRSRLKERMESLSKGEEARRWQECLAELDGAKIGTIHSLCQSILKSFPEEAIVDPAFSVLDEMEGAELLNECLEEVLYESVSASPEIHDFLTAYPVDAVRKWLESLVKSPITFFEAREKLGKFEDQDFAKVFADVAAQVKERVVRDICADKRFGHVLAELAPSFADDANKLEQHRRNIVNLASKVLADGSFDERFQCLREIKAISVRTSGGNGEDAKALRQVISRLKDINKAYLPEFSDSLNEADAQAIASIKALIYLADKVLDSFNEKKLAHQKLDFNDQIMLVYKLLSNKASRARKHYNQIIAAILIDEFQDTNAIQAEILESLLGPQARLFLIGDDKQSIYKFQGAEVETFNRWRKRIVDKNADGLLVELNKSFRSHPEIVAFVNYVFAGLLDDSVIDYRARFQSLSPNRTDAAQSPRVELVAFDGSDEEGSRKNLSVRLTEADAVACWIEEKIKKQAVVFEKATSTTRPIAYGDFAVLVQARKDFVYIEQALASHNIPYITIAGSGLLYAQEVYDIESALAFLWCPEDSHALMTILRSPLVGLSDDVIQKLMMAAKDSQSLWHYLKSATVEDVRPAVDMLNSWLKHASAESVGRLVQTIIADSNYETILLALPNGKQRSRNIWKFQQLSFDHNHMPIGEFLQALQSMRELAVRQSAAPLDMGDSVKLMTIHASKGLEFPAVILPVLDGKAISNSPKLIFHRQFGMAFNCARSKTDEVPSLYAAANHMERDMQIAEKKRLFYVAATRARDYLSLFIEYDGGDRASFADWMTSIVDIGAIDADVGIETKTLDKNCSIQLRRVDSEALTIWQESVFESTTGDKLQVESSVSFNENMIEPVSVVLTEPTVDWQLLGRITSATDAPVIAPTVLGQFFHLIMQRWQPGWKKVPEKVLNELAHHKEVRAIHAEQRKALIAEAEKLVETFVASELHTILNSSVRTFREIPYLISAREGRPDLLLEDSNGQWRIIDFKVNKAEFLELDKEQLRKYRKQVLGYLEDIETLTGIRANAFLYFAREGRLEPVALEPSMV, encoded by the coding sequence ATGAGTCTGACTAGCGAACAGCAGTTGGCTGTCGAAGCCATTGACAAAAATGTGCTTGTTTCCGCTGGTGCAGGCTCCGGTAAAACGCACGTACTTGTTGAGCGCTTTCTAGAGATACTGCGCAAAAACAGCAGGCTGTCTGTCGGAAATATTATTGCCGTAACCTACACTCATAAGGCTGCTGATGAAATGCGCAGTCGCTTGAAAGAGCGGATGGAGTCGCTGAGCAAGGGCGAAGAAGCTAGGCGCTGGCAAGAGTGTCTGGCTGAACTTGATGGAGCCAAAATAGGCACTATTCACTCCCTCTGCCAGTCTATACTGAAGTCTTTTCCGGAAGAAGCGATTGTTGATCCGGCATTTTCTGTTTTGGATGAAATGGAGGGCGCCGAGCTTCTCAATGAGTGCTTGGAGGAAGTCCTTTACGAATCGGTGAGCGCCAGTCCCGAAATACACGACTTTCTCACCGCGTATCCGGTAGATGCTGTACGCAAGTGGCTTGAATCGCTTGTCAAATCACCAATTACTTTCTTTGAAGCACGTGAAAAGCTTGGCAAATTCGAGGATCAAGACTTTGCGAAAGTATTTGCTGATGTAGCGGCACAGGTTAAAGAGCGTGTTGTAAGGGACATTTGCGCTGATAAGCGGTTCGGACATGTGCTTGCCGAACTAGCTCCGTCATTTGCAGACGATGCTAACAAATTGGAGCAACATCGCCGTAATATCGTAAATTTGGCGTCTAAAGTTTTAGCCGATGGTTCGTTTGACGAACGATTCCAATGTCTGAGAGAAATCAAGGCAATTTCGGTTCGCACATCAGGTGGTAATGGCGAAGATGCCAAAGCATTGCGTCAGGTGATTAGCCGGCTGAAAGACATCAATAAAGCGTATTTGCCTGAGTTTTCTGACAGCTTAAATGAAGCGGATGCCCAAGCTATTGCCAGCATTAAGGCATTGATCTATTTGGCTGACAAAGTACTGGATAGTTTCAATGAGAAGAAGCTGGCGCATCAAAAGTTGGATTTCAATGATCAAATCATGCTTGTTTATAAGTTGCTTTCCAACAAGGCGAGTCGCGCGCGCAAGCATTACAATCAGATAATTGCTGCAATACTCATAGATGAATTTCAAGATACTAATGCCATTCAGGCAGAGATACTGGAGTCGCTTTTGGGTCCGCAAGCACGCCTGTTTTTGATTGGCGATGATAAGCAGTCAATTTATAAATTCCAGGGCGCAGAAGTCGAGACATTCAACCGTTGGCGGAAACGTATTGTCGATAAGAATGCCGATGGACTACTTGTCGAACTAAACAAATCATTTCGCAGCCATCCGGAAATTGTTGCCTTTGTCAATTATGTATTTGCAGGACTGCTTGATGATAGCGTAATAGACTATCGAGCTAGATTCCAGTCGCTTAGTCCCAATCGTACAGACGCTGCGCAGTCACCGCGCGTGGAACTTGTCGCATTTGATGGAAGTGATGAAGAAGGTAGTCGGAAAAACCTGAGCGTGCGTCTCACGGAAGCAGATGCCGTTGCTTGCTGGATTGAAGAAAAAATCAAGAAGCAGGCTGTAGTCTTTGAAAAGGCAACCTCTACAACGCGACCAATTGCCTACGGTGATTTTGCCGTGCTTGTGCAAGCTAGAAAAGACTTTGTGTACATCGAGCAAGCTTTAGCTAGTCACAACATTCCTTACATAACGATTGCTGGAAGTGGATTGTTGTATGCGCAGGAAGTTTACGATATTGAATCCGCGCTTGCCTTTTTGTGGTGCCCGGAAGACAGCCATGCTTTGATGACCATACTGCGCTCGCCACTAGTTGGCTTAAGTGATGATGTCATTCAAAAACTGATGATGGCGGCAAAGGACAGTCAATCCCTGTGGCATTATCTGAAATCAGCGACAGTAGAAGATGTCAGACCAGCCGTAGATATGCTCAACTCGTGGTTGAAGCATGCGTCTGCGGAGTCTGTGGGCAGGCTGGTTCAGACAATTATTGCCGACAGCAATTATGAGACGATTTTGCTCGCACTGCCAAACGGTAAGCAACGCTCTCGCAATATTTGGAAATTCCAGCAGCTGTCTTTCGATCACAACCATATGCCTATCGGTGAATTCTTGCAGGCGTTACAAAGCATGCGTGAACTGGCGGTACGGCAATCTGCTGCACCGCTAGACATGGGCGATTCAGTCAAGCTTATGACTATCCACGCCTCTAAGGGATTAGAATTCCCTGCTGTAATTCTTCCGGTGTTGGATGGCAAGGCAATTAGCAATTCACCTAAGCTAATTTTCCACAGACAATTTGGCATGGCTTTCAATTGCGCGCGTTCTAAAACCGATGAAGTGCCGTCCCTGTATGCGGCAGCTAATCACATGGAACGCGACATGCAGATAGCCGAAAAGAAACGGCTATTCTATGTGGCTGCCACTAGAGCCCGCGACTATTTGTCATTGTTTATCGAATACGATGGCGGAGATAGAGCTTCCTTTGCCGACTGGATGACTTCGATTGTCGACATCGGTGCCATTGATGCTGATGTCGGTATTGAAACAAAGACGTTGGACAAAAACTGCTCAATTCAATTGCGTCGAGTGGACAGCGAAGCTTTAACCATTTGGCAGGAAAGTGTATTTGAATCAACAACTGGCGACAAGTTACAAGTTGAGTCCAGTGTATCTTTCAATGAGAACATGATTGAACCTGTTTCTGTGGTGCTAACTGAGCCGACGGTTGACTGGCAATTGCTTGGTCGAATAACGTCAGCGACAGATGCGCCCGTGATTGCGCCAACAGTTTTAGGGCAATTCTTCCATCTGATCATGCAGCGCTGGCAGCCGGGTTGGAAGAAAGTGCCGGAAAAAGTTTTGAATGAGTTGGCACATCACAAAGAAGTCCGCGCGATTCATGCTGAGCAAAGAAAAGCACTAATAGCTGAGGCTGAAAAGCTTGTTGAAACATTTGTCGCCAGCGAGCTTCACACTATTCTTAATTCGTCCGTACGGACTTTCCGTGAAATCCCGTATCTGATCTCAGCGCGGGAAGGTCGCCCTGATTTGTTGTTGGAAGACAGCAACGGACAATGGCGAATCATCGACTTTAAGGTGAATAAGGCTGAATTCTTGGAGTTGGACAAAGAGCAGTTAAGGAAATATCGCAAGCAAGTCCTAGGGTATCTGGAAGACATCGAGACACTTACCGGCATTCGCGCAAATGCATTTCTCTACTTTGCCAGAGAAGGAAGATTAGAGCCTGTAGCCTTGGAGCCAAGCATGGTCTAG
- a CDS encoding RidA family protein, with protein MQLVSTESAPKAIGPYSQAIKANGMVFVSGQIPLDPASGQLISGSIATQVKQVIANLSAILKASGSDLSKVVKTTVYLKDMKDFDEMNQTYAEYFTETKPARATIQAAGLPKNVAVEIDAIALAN; from the coding sequence TTGCAACTAGTTTCAACCGAATCAGCTCCAAAGGCGATTGGCCCCTACTCACAAGCAATTAAAGCCAACGGTATGGTTTTTGTATCCGGACAAATTCCTTTAGACCCAGCAAGCGGACAATTAATTTCTGGCAGCATAGCAACTCAAGTCAAGCAAGTAATTGCCAATTTATCGGCAATTCTTAAAGCCTCCGGCTCCGATCTTTCCAAAGTCGTCAAAACAACCGTCTATCTCAAAGACATGAAAGACTTCGACGAGATGAATCAGACTTACGCCGAATATTTCACCGAAACAAAACCGGCACGTGCCACCATTCAAGCTGCCGGTCTGCCGAAAAATGTCGCCGTTGAAATTGACGCCATCGCGTTAGCTAACTAG
- a CDS encoding A24 family peptidase — translation MPTPTLAQLLALLVVAIGTVTDLKTRKIYNVLTFPAAAVAIALHFYQSGISGALMAVGGWFAGALLMAMPILLLPQADSKNRKGFGDIKLMAATGAFLGPKPALYVFFYFCIFYGIFGIGRVAIAVPWHKIFMQIIGQGAAHQITAEDLARIQQMRKSYMPLGPAIFAGVICAVLLDQYLPKFFG, via the coding sequence ATGCCCACGCCAACGCTGGCACAACTTTTAGCTTTGTTGGTTGTTGCCATCGGCACAGTCACAGATTTAAAAACCCGAAAAATCTACAACGTCCTCACATTTCCTGCTGCAGCTGTTGCTATTGCCCTGCACTTTTACCAATCAGGCATTTCCGGCGCTCTAATGGCCGTCGGCGGTTGGTTTGCCGGCGCATTACTTATGGCAATGCCCATTCTTCTGCTACCACAAGCAGACTCCAAAAACCGAAAAGGCTTCGGCGACATCAAGCTAATGGCCGCAACCGGAGCATTTCTCGGACCCAAACCAGCCCTCTATGTCTTTTTCTACTTCTGCATCTTCTACGGAATATTCGGAATAGGCCGCGTTGCAATTGCTGTACCCTGGCACAAAATCTTCATGCAAATAATCGGACAAGGCGCAGCTCACCAAATCACCGCCGAAGACTTAGCCCGCATCCAACAAATGCGCAAATCGTACATGCCCCTCGGACCTGCTATCTTCGCCGGAGTTATCTGCGCTGTATTACTTGACCAATACTTGCCGAAATTCTTTGGATAA
- a CDS encoding exodeoxyribonuclease V subunit gamma translates to MTNAKTLAQVELIVGPYRSGKTELVLKELVEFSRTKPLMNSLIMVPSARYRSLLSQRIKEQLAQFAANSEKVSGIFGLNILPFYQVCQMVLSLSGEVTHLIPDKLRARVISLVVDDLVAQKKLPILEPIAGFVGTSPALLELVDAFERAGISSADVKGRLSKAPPSPYHNELSLVYDGYWKKLDQLGLLDQRRLAFQACEVLQSKKISGLNLDWLICDGFDRISGLQAKVIEGLSAHATKTCLLFDFEPEQESQLKQYQWKERGYIDLVNVLKPKMRSTSAIQGVKRTEEVFSGLDRFVEIQEIARRAKQLIVDGRRPSDILVTARQIGPYKAAVIAAFRNFGIPYFMDESIALVELPLIQFLMRLMKLASSDFKRFDVVACLRSPFFAGDRIGISKELVSEIDSITLTKQLVSGKERWLKAFADKPEYAQKVQGLFDAVMPPVEKRSITEHCIWLENLIDHLLVITKEDDLAQQLFKGYDRRAMLEVRNTIALLIQEERIFDLPKVSYETFIKSFEKLIEDSNFRSQPEHPDCVTICSAELAPNKSFEAVFIAGLVEGQFPQRSGASGFAGGDELAAWAKLGIEIDNPRSHPTYEWALFRAQIDRAKSFVSLSYPHYELSGQECVPSFFLQSVEKKAKVFVAPYQNSLTNPASAVDAINGWHWRHEGLESDFASVPAINKLETNLSGRIGLSQMRILGGNESLYNGWLVDPVKAGVLKIDMPEHFSASRLNDYGRCPFRYWVSHVLNLEPRIEPEAGLSPKLLGNLHHYILETFFKKLATNKIDFYLAPKENIAELLDEAIKSGWSWIERREEFLPGKFWKYEQEDIAFRLRRLIARERERGIADKDQFAPYMFEASFGRDNSPMLELSGKDKVSIRGQVDRIDVTGASGAQKVRLIDYKTSSQAISKADASQGRNMQLPLYALAVERAIMPGSHVSKAMYVSINSGEVVGTLDFDEPGTDEDSNLLQLTEEYVQTYVKNMRSGDFRVMPNGEHVCKSCIHKKSCRISELMEVEAADESD, encoded by the coding sequence GTGACCAATGCAAAAACTCTAGCCCAGGTCGAGCTTATTGTCGGACCATATAGATCCGGCAAGACAGAACTTGTTCTCAAAGAGTTGGTTGAGTTCAGTCGCACAAAGCCATTGATGAATTCGCTCATCATGGTGCCGTCGGCTCGTTATCGCTCATTATTGAGTCAGCGGATTAAAGAGCAGCTAGCGCAATTTGCGGCGAATTCGGAAAAAGTATCAGGAATATTCGGGCTAAATATTCTGCCGTTTTACCAAGTCTGCCAAATGGTGCTTTCGCTTTCAGGTGAGGTCACGCATCTAATTCCAGATAAGTTGCGTGCGCGAGTGATTTCGCTTGTTGTTGATGACCTCGTAGCACAAAAGAAATTGCCGATACTTGAACCTATAGCTGGATTTGTCGGTACATCGCCGGCATTGTTGGAGCTAGTCGATGCTTTTGAACGAGCGGGAATTTCATCTGCTGATGTGAAAGGACGTTTGTCGAAAGCGCCTCCGTCGCCGTACCATAATGAACTTTCGCTTGTTTATGATGGTTATTGGAAAAAGCTTGACCAGTTAGGTCTTCTGGATCAAAGACGCTTGGCGTTTCAAGCGTGTGAGGTTTTGCAATCCAAAAAGATTTCCGGATTGAATTTAGACTGGCTTATCTGTGACGGATTTGACCGGATAAGCGGATTGCAAGCAAAAGTAATTGAAGGTTTGTCAGCGCACGCTACAAAGACGTGCTTGCTTTTCGACTTCGAACCGGAGCAAGAATCGCAGTTGAAGCAGTATCAGTGGAAAGAGCGTGGATACATTGACCTCGTCAACGTGCTTAAGCCAAAGATGCGTTCGACCAGTGCAATACAAGGTGTTAAAAGAACCGAGGAAGTATTTAGCGGATTAGATCGCTTCGTCGAAATTCAAGAAATCGCTCGGCGGGCTAAACAGCTAATTGTCGATGGCAGGCGTCCAAGTGACATTCTGGTTACAGCTCGTCAAATAGGGCCGTACAAGGCGGCCGTGATTGCGGCATTTCGCAACTTCGGCATTCCGTATTTTATGGATGAAAGCATAGCGCTTGTCGAATTGCCGCTAATTCAATTCCTCATGCGTTTGATGAAGCTAGCCAGTAGCGACTTCAAGCGTTTTGATGTCGTTGCGTGCTTGCGCAGCCCGTTTTTTGCCGGTGATCGAATTGGTATAAGCAAAGAGCTTGTTTCTGAAATTGATTCGATAACACTGACAAAGCAGCTTGTTTCCGGGAAAGAGCGCTGGCTTAAAGCATTTGCTGACAAGCCGGAGTATGCGCAGAAAGTGCAAGGTCTTTTTGACGCTGTTATGCCGCCGGTAGAAAAACGCTCAATTACCGAGCACTGCATTTGGTTGGAAAATCTAATTGACCATCTCCTGGTAATAACCAAGGAAGATGATCTCGCTCAGCAGTTGTTTAAGGGCTACGACCGTCGGGCTATGCTAGAAGTGCGCAATACGATTGCATTGCTTATTCAGGAAGAAAGAATTTTCGATTTGCCGAAAGTTTCTTACGAGACTTTCATCAAGTCATTTGAAAAGCTTATTGAGGACAGTAATTTCCGCAGCCAGCCGGAACACCCTGATTGCGTGACGATTTGTTCGGCAGAACTTGCACCCAACAAGTCCTTTGAAGCGGTATTTATTGCAGGACTTGTTGAAGGACAGTTTCCGCAGCGCTCAGGAGCCAGTGGATTTGCCGGCGGCGATGAGTTAGCCGCTTGGGCCAAATTGGGAATTGAGATAGACAATCCAAGATCGCATCCGACTTATGAATGGGCACTATTTCGTGCACAAATAGATAGAGCAAAGTCCTTTGTCAGTTTGTCTTATCCTCACTATGAATTATCCGGTCAAGAGTGTGTGCCTTCTTTCTTTCTGCAGAGTGTTGAAAAGAAAGCCAAGGTATTTGTCGCCCCATATCAAAACTCCCTAACTAACCCTGCATCTGCTGTTGATGCAATCAATGGCTGGCACTGGCGTCATGAGGGACTGGAGAGCGACTTTGCAAGTGTACCTGCAATAAATAAACTAGAGACGAATTTGTCCGGGCGTATTGGCTTGTCGCAGATGCGCATATTAGGAGGTAATGAAAGTCTCTACAACGGCTGGCTGGTTGATCCGGTGAAAGCTGGTGTCTTGAAAATTGATATGCCTGAGCACTTTAGCGCCAGCAGGCTCAATGATTATGGTAGATGCCCATTTCGCTATTGGGTATCACATGTATTGAATTTAGAGCCACGTATTGAGCCGGAAGCAGGTTTGTCACCGAAGCTATTGGGTAATCTCCACCACTACATTCTAGAGACATTTTTCAAAAAGCTGGCGACTAACAAGATAGATTTCTATTTGGCGCCTAAGGAAAACATTGCTGAACTGCTGGATGAGGCAATCAAGTCTGGTTGGTCCTGGATTGAAAGACGAGAAGAATTTTTGCCAGGTAAGTTCTGGAAGTACGAACAAGAAGATATTGCGTTTCGTTTGCGTAGACTAATTGCTCGTGAGCGTGAGCGCGGCATCGCTGATAAGGACCAGTTTGCGCCGTATATGTTTGAAGCGTCTTTCGGACGAGACAATTCGCCGATGTTGGAACTTTCAGGAAAGGACAAAGTGTCCATCCGTGGTCAGGTTGATCGTATCGATGTGACAGGTGCGTCCGGAGCACAGAAAGTCAGGCTAATTGACTACAAGACTTCCAGTCAGGCTATTTCAAAGGCAGATGCAAGCCAAGGCAGAAATATGCAATTGCCGTTGTACGCACTGGCGGTTGAGCGAGCAATTATGCCCGGTAGTCATGTCTCTAAGGCAATGTACGTCAGCATCAATTCAGGAGAAGTCGTTGGTACGCTGGACTTTGATGAGCCTGGCACTGATGAAGATTCAAATCTTCTACAACTCACGGAAGAGTATGTGCAAACATATGTGAAAAACATGCGCAGTGGCGACTTTCGCGTTATGCCTAACGGCGAACATGTCTGTAAGAGTTGCATCCACAAAAAATCTTGCCGGATAAGCGAACTGATGGAAGTGGAGGCAGCCGATGAGTCTGACTAG
- the recA gene encoding recombinase RecA, which translates to MAFATKEKATKEAAVDKNSKSKSESGEGSADRKKALGLALDSIKKQFGDGSIMCLGDSRQGQIEVVPTGALSLDVALGVGGLPRGRVIEIYGPESSGKTTLAQHVAAEVQKLGGIAAIVDAEHAMDPEYARKLGVNVEELLISQPDTGEQALEITEQLVRSGAVDLVIVDSVAALVPKAEIEGDMGDSLPGLQARLMSQALRKLTGVVAKTKTIVIFINQLRQKIGVMYGNPETTTGGNALKFYASVRLDIRKIETLKKDGSEFGNRVKVKVVKNKVAPPFKIAEFDIIYGQGINTAGCVLDMAAELDIVKKSGTWFSYNEERIGQGRDTARQYLEANPKLLAEIQTKVKAELAKSQGKV; encoded by the coding sequence ATGGCATTCGCAACAAAAGAAAAAGCAACCAAGGAAGCAGCAGTGGATAAGAATTCAAAATCCAAATCGGAGTCCGGCGAGGGTTCAGCCGACCGCAAGAAAGCGCTTGGTCTGGCTCTTGATTCCATTAAGAAGCAATTTGGTGACGGCTCCATTATGTGCCTGGGCGATTCCCGCCAGGGACAAATTGAGGTGGTACCAACAGGCGCCCTCTCGCTTGATGTTGCCCTCGGTGTTGGCGGATTGCCACGCGGTCGCGTAATTGAAATTTATGGTCCGGAATCATCCGGTAAAACCACACTGGCTCAGCACGTTGCTGCCGAAGTGCAAAAATTGGGTGGTATCGCGGCCATCGTCGATGCTGAACACGCAATGGATCCTGAATATGCCCGCAAGCTTGGCGTCAACGTTGAAGAACTGTTGATCTCTCAGCCGGACACAGGTGAACAAGCTCTGGAAATTACTGAGCAATTAGTCCGCTCCGGCGCTGTTGATCTGGTTATCGTTGACTCCGTTGCCGCTCTTGTTCCAAAAGCGGAAATTGAAGGCGACATGGGTGACTCGTTGCCTGGCTTGCAAGCTCGTTTAATGAGCCAAGCTTTGAGAAAGCTGACAGGTGTCGTTGCCAAAACCAAAACCATCGTCATCTTCATTAACCAATTAAGACAAAAAATTGGTGTCATGTACGGAAACCCGGAAACAACCACAGGTGGCAACGCCCTGAAGTTCTATGCTTCAGTTCGTTTGGACATCCGTAAGATTGAAACCCTTAAGAAGGATGGTTCCGAATTCGGCAACCGCGTTAAGGTTAAGGTCGTTAAGAACAAAGTAGCACCACCATTCAAAATTGCAGAATTCGACATCATCTATGGACAAGGCATCAACACTGCCGGTTGCGTGCTCGATATGGCTGCCGAGCTTGACATTGTGAAAAAGTCAGGCACCTGGTTCAGCTACAACGAGGAGCGCATCGGACAGGGTCGTGATACCGCTCGCCAATATTTGGAAGCAAATCCTAAGTTGTTGGCAGAAATACAAACTAAAGTAAAAGCAGAGCTTGCGAAATCTCAAGGCAAGGTATAA